The genomic stretch GTTGACTCCATCAGTTAACATGGAGAACTGCAGACGAGGTTCAGAGTAGAACGCTGAAAAACAACAGAATACAGacattaaaacaaacacacGACTGTTTCAATCACACTGTGAGACCTCGAGATTGATTCACATGATTTTCTATGAACATCAGTCCATGTTTTGTTACATGCAATATTCACTCTAAAGCTCTTCTTCTGGCTGCCGGTGTTTGTGCTGATGGAGCAGGTGTACACACCAGAGTCCTGCAGAGTGACTCTCTCCAGTTTGAGTGATGCGTTTCCTCCTGCCATCTCCTGGATGAACAGGCTGGTGCGGTTCACATAATGAGGATTCTGACGGTCGAGCTGGTCCCGACTGTAGTAGAAGCTGTGAACCACATCCAGCCCATGCTTCCAAGAGATAAGGGTGTTACTCAGATCCCACGAGTCCACAGGGAAGGTGCAGGGGAGGATCAGCGCCTCCCCGTAAAACCCAGTGACAGGACCTCTGGGCACAGTAATCTCAAACTCAGCTagaaagagaaggagagaaaatatatgatgttttattaacaaagttcgggaggagcacgttcaaaTAATCTATCCAATCATCATGTCATTTCAGCCAGCTGTCAACAATCAGTAATCTGAaaatctacccaatcagcatgagtggaGGCTTATATATAAACAGTCGACTCACTCATATTCCTCGACAgtttttcagcatccctccaccacctcGTCACCTCACACTCACCTGGTTACTTTCCTAAACTGAAATAcgggggggagtactctgggttcaggcCAAATACCGAGCttggagccctctcctcggacagcatgccaaatacgcatacCATTCATTCTATCTGACTTATTTTttagtgtgaacttgtgaaatcAACATTTGAGTTTCACAATCAATCATTATTGGAGAATGATTTTGTTGGCAGATTTTGTCTTGCCAAAGCAAAAGGATTTACAGAAAGCAGCATTTAGAAGAGATTTCATTGCAAGAGGGAGaagaagttatttttattaaagattatttgATCATAGTTTCAATAATTTATCAGAAATACTCACTGAAACACGAGGCTTCAAATAGAAGGAGAAACATGCAGAACACTTTTAGGTTCATATCACAATCCACGGCCATTTGTTGATAAAGATGAACTTCGACTGTCCTCTGTGGTTTGTCGCAGAAGCCGTCCGAGCAGATCAACAACAGAGAACACTGGTGTACTTTGAGATGTCAGTCCACATCGCCACTGTATTTAGTTTTAGGTGCTGCCTCTGtggtaattaaaaaataaaataaaaaaaactgtgtcaAAATACATAGACAGTTGATTATCACAGGTTTGACAACGTGACAAAAGTCAGAAAAAGAAGTTTTCAGAagtttgactatttaattttttgttttgtattataaatgtgttcaaatCTAACCACTACATATCTGTGTGTGGTCTGCATTGTGactgatttttatttgacaaaaaaaaaaaaaaaaaaatgtatgggaATTTCTAGGTGCCTGTATATATGCGAGTGTGTTCTGCTTTGAGGATGTTCTACAGTCTTATTCCTTCATTTCTGGCTCTTTGTGTTCTCCAAAAAAAATCTCCATTTTACCTCATGTCCTATTATTCAATGACGTTTCAAACTGACCCACAAACAGGGAGGTTTTTTTTCAATCACAAAAACACCTTGAATGCAGTCAGGTGGATGGAAATTAAGGTCTTGCACCACCCAGATGAACGCTCAAGTCAAGTAATAGATCTAAACAAACAGCTCTAATAGTTGAATTTagtttttaagaatttaaaagttctattgaaaataattttaagtagATATGTGAgagttgtttttctttatttaaaaaataaaattttaatattatattatcatattCTGGATGTTCGTTAGAAACTCTGCTTCGAATTTCCAGTAACTGGAAATTTACTTAAACTGTTTGaccattttcaaacatttaaaatactatgAATATACAACCTTACTAGTGATTGATGCTGCCTAATAAAggcataacatttatttttaacttttattaaagatttttttttaccagggaAATTTATTAgtaacatgaatttaaaaaaaatgtgaaaaataatgtaaacgaaaaattatttgtaataatcAAAGCAATATTCCATAGgctaaaaataaacacaattttgatctcatggtgactttaaagatTATAAGggaacatgaataaaaaaataataataatgatgtgcacatcATTTATAATAGCTacgacaataaaaaaaaattgactattttcatttcatggtgacttgtAACATCTTTCTGTGCGAATGCGATAACGAAGTTTATGCTAGGCCTACATCACGCGCATAGTAGCTATACAGCCTATAAAGAAGTATgtcttttgaaaaaataaagttaaagttaTTCCTAACCTGAAGCCTGTTGAGCCACTTGAcctttttttcttgagaaatcATGCTATGTGTACCCATTAAAATGTGTACACAAATATTGCACAAATATCGTACTGCAACATTTAGCTTTATGGATGCTGTCTAATAAGATGATAACAAAATGGATAATTTCACATCTGTGAATATAACAGCTCAGTTAATATTGGCAGGATAATTTGGATTTTTGACTGGCTTCATAAAGATCATTTTCGTAACAGTTTCAATAACTTATCAGAAGTATACTCACTGAAACAGGAGGCTTCAAAAAGAAGGAGAGACAGGCAGAACACTTTCAGGTTCATATCCCGATCCACGGCCGTTAGTAGCAGGTAAATCTTAGTGCCTGAATCACACCAGATGAACTTCGACTGTCCTCTGCTCTGTGGTTTGTCGGGGAAGCCGTCCGAACAGATCAACTGCAGAGATCCGATCCCGATCACACCTGATGAACTTTGAGATGTCAGTCCACATATCTCCACTCTATTTATTTAGCCTGCAGGTGCCGCCTCTGCTGCAATGCGGTTGAGCGAGTTTTAAATCAAAACACCTTGTTAACCATGTAAACAGTGTCAACGGTTTTGGAATTATGATTCATgtgatgttatttatttttattttttatttttgtcagaaAAACTAAAGGTGGTTTATTTTACTTAGGAAGGCATCCGGACGTGGACGTAGCCTACTCGCAAGTGTTGCTGTTAAATAGTTATTCTTTCTCGCTGTAATTGTTGCGGTCTTTTAACACTTTTTGTcttactttttatttctttttaaataaaagtagttcatatgTATGCAGTTATGTTGCTAACTAGGCTATATCTTGTTCATATCATTAACTCTCGATGTATATACTAGCCTACGTCTTAAAATGAACATCACTGCTTTAATTCattcttgctctctctctctcacacacacacacacacacacacacacacacacacacacctttttaTCTTAAAAGAGGTTACGGTGATATGATGATGCAGATTTGTTAACCTTTCAAATAACAAGAACCACTTCAATTATCCTCAAATGTCGGTTTCATTAAATTTGTGTCCTCCACAAGTATAGCCAAACCTGTGGTTACACACACAAGTCAAGCGCCAGTAATTGTAGAGATACAGGGTTGGACTACAGCATGTATTCATACAGTTGACAAAGGACAGAACTtcatgtaaaatgcaataaatgggACTAACATTACCAGGTAAACAACTACAAGAGGACAAaactttgtttttgtgttgtccttgtattatttaataaaaacaatgaaatcgCTTAAGGACAAAGTTACAGATTCACAGCAACATGAAAGGCTAGCCTAGAGGGTGTGACTGTTGGTATTTGCCTCTGGAGTCACGGAAAACTTTACGTCATACGTCACACGATTGTTTATATATCATAGAGGCAGATTGGAATCAATCGGGTTAGTCAGCTATTTAATGAGGATGATTACTTAAATACTTACCAAGAGTTTCTTTCTCATCATAATATTCCTGTTACTCCAAAACAGTTTGCCATTGTATTTGGTGCTATCCCTAATGGTGTCATTATGTTATTTAAAAGCTGTAATAGTTTTTTGACAAGTTCTGAAATACCTCTCCCAGACCCGGCTGGCATGTATGTAGGCAGAATATGCTTTAAatctacattaaaaaataacagaGATAttcgttttctttttcttaatgATTGGGTTTCCACTCCGCATGTCGTTTCAAGATGGAACAATAGTGGAAATATATTGTGGAAGAAGGTTTGGACTCTTCCTAACAGTATCTACTGGTAAATAAGGTCAAAGAGATttcggttgcactttattttacagtacgtgcacttacatgtacttacagtttacttacctaagaaagtactgggtaatataaggtaagtACATGGGGAataggactgtaaaataaagtgctaccaagaTTTCTTTTAAGCTTATTCATCGGTACTAACCTGTAAAAACCTTCATTGtgtcaaaatttaaattaagtatAGATGTGAACTGTACTTTCTGTGATTCACAACCAGAAACTCTCTTACATCTTTTCTGGCATTGTGATCATACAAGAAAACTTTGGCAAGACATTTGCCAGTTCAGACTATATATTTAAAGACTTTGAGCTTTATTTCAAGGATGTCTTGtctggattttttatttttgagaagcagcatgaaaatgtcttttttctgTCCAACTTTATTAATTTGCTTGCAAAATACTTTATCCACAaatgtaaaactgaaaatgacaCCTCATTTTTCTCACTTTCAAGAAGATGTTAAGCTCTATATTAAATCCTTATCTACCTCCTGTAACAAAAAGGCTACTAAAACTTTGAATGTTTCTCACTTTTTGGTGTCTTTGTATAATCTTTATTAgggaaaatttacatctgataagggtttcagaattgggcggggcaaaatggctcgatagcgccacctataaattttcaacgaagtgcccctcgcgctacgtttcacgtagaagtatgaaatttggtacacacatgtaacagcccaatacctacaaaaaaagtctcttggagcaaaatctgaaaccgaacaggaagtcagatatttatAATTTTCTTAGCAAAACTGTGTCATTTCcacacgttgtactttaacgaactcctcctagagctttaatcagatcaatgtcatatttggtcagtctaatctaaagccCTTTGTGACGTTacattgcgaagatcttgactCTTCACTGAAGGGCATGTCCGTGGAGgtctgacaaagttcgatgtttcgccatgaaacaggaagttgttgtaactcaggtatacaatgtccgatctgtcccaaacttcacgtgttttattagagtcctggcctgaagacatctacatggcaatattcagttacagttatagcaccacctgtgggcaacaggaaatgacatgtttcacactgtgattaactcttcatagagatttaaccagatcaataTCGTATATTGTCAGTCTCATGTTAAGACCTTAGCgatgataaatatcaaagatcttgAGCTTTCACAGAacggcgtgtccgtggcggcctgacaaattggTTTAGATTGGTGATTGGTTTAGAAATAAACCAATTTGTTGAGAAAAACAAGTCATTCCATCATCCAAAGTGCCCATTGTTCATCTTTCACCAATACTGACCTGTAACACAGAATGCTAGCGgacatacacaaataaatagaaTGCGTATAGCTTCTCCAAGGTTGAAGTTGGTTGAACAGGATACTTCCTCAAAATATACTGATACGTTTTACTTTTCTCTCcgtgagaggtacagacaatattcatcattattctctagtgtttgaagatgaaaaggaaaataaatacttCAACATATGTTGAAGAATTCAATATTTAGAAGGataattattgattaataacttgattataaattatttaaaagatatATACCTATCAGGCATGAcatatgaccaccttcctaatattgtgttggtcccccttttgctgccctgacccgtcgaggcatggactccactaggcccctgaaggtgtgctgtggtatctggcaccaagatgttagcagcagatcctttaagtcctgtaagttgcgaggtggggcctccatggatcggacttgtttgttcagcacatcccacagatgctcgagatctggggaatttggaggccaagtcaacaccttaAACTCGTTGTTGTTCTCCTCAAACCATTGctgaaccatttttgttttgtggcagggcgcattaccCTCTTGAAAGaagccacagccaccagggaataccgtttccatgaaagggcgTACATGGTCTGCatcaatgcttaggtaggtggtacatgtcaaagtaacatccacatggatggcaggacccaaggtttcagcagaacattgtccaaagcatcacactgcctccactggcttgccttcttcccatagtgcatcctggtgccatgtgttcgccaggtaagcgacacacacacacccggccatccaagtgatgtaaaagaaaacgtgattcatcagaccaggccaccttcttccattgctccgtggtccagttctgatgctcacgtgtccactgttgagcactgtgtattctgaaaCTTTTctgtcagaaccagcattaacttcttgagcaatttgagctacagtagctcgtctgttggatcggccCACACGGGCCAAAAAAGAAGAAGTCAGTAAGAAGTCTGGCAGACAAAAAGCACCTTGGAGAAACTCAATAGCagtgaaaaatatgaaaaagatGATGCAGAAAAGCTGAGCGCATGGTGGAAGACAATCATGAAATCCACTATATCATCTATAAAGAACGTATGCTTTCAATGTGAAACTAGGCAAAGCTAGACAGACCTTCTTctcaaatattataaacagCAACTTAAACAACTGaaggggtggattctggaatccactgccgcttcaatatatatcttttaagttattaatcaacatttatctttctgttaaattatttgaatggcTTCTTCAatgtatgttaaagcatttattttccttttcaaacactagaaaataattttgaatattgtctgtacctctcactgagagaaaagaacatgttatcagtatgttttgggaaagtttccTGCTCAGAGCAGAGCTCAGATCAACTTCAGCCTTGACGaagctgtgaatcatgtgtatctgtgtatgtgcgctGTAAGTGTTCTGTGCAGGTCCTTTGTCATATTGAGCATCATATTGAGCAACTATACAGACCAATCTCAAATCTTCCTTTCATAGGCAAGATTCTTTTTCAGTGTACCCCACACTTTCCACATGTAACTTGATTTTAACTTGTTTAGTCATCATTTGTGGAGCATCCCTGCTTGTCAGTGTAGTGAGGCCAATAGGCAGTGGCATCTTTCCTGACCTCTGGTATGGATCACATTTTCCAAACTGGCATAGGATGAAGTACCAAAATGCAACATACTATGACTTATACTCTTCATCTCTGCCATCACCCTCACTGCTTGATCTTCTGCTTCTTCCTTTCTTAATATGACCTTATTTTCTGATGCACTGCCGTCACTATCATCATACTTTCTGGAAAAGTTACAGCTTTTCCTCTCTGTCTTCTATAAAACTTACAAACATCAATCTAAAACACAGACAAAAGGCTATAATACTGCTTGCCAGTGCTAAACAATAGTGCCAGCTACATAGAAAATATGTATCCACTAACAGGGGCACTGCCTTGACAGCACGTGACCTAACATGTGCTAATGTCTCTTTCACTTCcttgttgtcaaaaatatcaagcaCATGGCACATGGCTGAAGGGGATGTAATATGATAatactaaattttttttttaaaaattggttGAATATGATCAATTCactatgtattatatattatgtattattgtattttaaatgcaatttcttTGCATCATATATAAATGACAATGTCCCATTGAGGGTTTAAGTTAGTACTCCATCCAGATAAGTATGGTACACTACTACGGTGTCCCAGCATCCTGAGCAGGTAGATTAGAGTTTCAGTACACCTGATCAGACAATGAAACTTCACGAATGTATAGATTTATGACATGATTAAGATGTTAGacactgcattaaaaaaaaaaaaaaaaattatagagaACGTGTCCaaaaaaacaggcaaaaaaaatCGCCACTCCAGGTCACAAAGTCAAAAATGAAGATAActtataataaagaaaaaaaaggtactCATAAGGACAGGCTTGAGGACTGATGAACAGAAAGAACGAGCAACTTAATAAGGAATACAAGATCAGACACATGACAACCTTGGAAATGCCTCCCCCTAAAggctaaaagaaagaaaaccctGACAATAATCACAAACCAAGACTGAACATATTGCCAAATATTAAAGGACCAAAATAACTACATAATATGTAGGATAAATTCTACGAAATAGCAAATATAATACTTTTCTGTTTTCCAAGACTGTATTGTGTGctctaaaactaaaatattacttttttttttttttttttttttttgtaaattaaaaaggaaaaatttataaatttattaattCCAGAGCTAGGTTAtgacattataataaaaatctgtCCAGCAATCTcgataaaatgatttaaaaaccAGGCCTTATCCAGAAATCTCAGGTGATtggtcttttatttatttagttaaccAGGAAGGTCCCATTGAGATACAATATCTCTTCTCCCAGGGAGCTCTGTTCAAGATAGGCAGCACAAGACAAAGATTACAAGGAAATACATAACAACATACATTAAACCAACACAAAACACCCATATCTAAAAGCCAATACAAATACTAATTagctattaaaacatttacaccGTTCCATAGAAACagactttaaaatgtttttaaacaacgCAAGAGATGGTACAGATTTAAGTTAGTGCTTCCTCTCTAGTACAGACCCTCTCAAGCTGAGTACCATCAGaagttttaatcataaaatcatTAAGTGATAATCTGGAGCATGtggaaaatcaattttttttttttttagtgttcacCGTTAATTTTAGATTACCAAGAGAAGGCTGAAATGAATTAAAAGCATTCTGTATACAGAATATATACTATTTATAATTAGTCCATTGCCACTTAAAGATGGAGCCAGAGTATAGATAACAGTATCATCTGCATAAAAGTGTACATTTGCTGGCTTTAATCCTACATCAAGTTCGtttatataaatagaaaataaaattgGTCCCAAAATTGATCCTTGAGGAACACCTGTTTTCACTACAGGTAGAAATATAATGATCTATAGACACACACTGAGTTTTTCCAGTCAAATAACTTGAAAACCACTTCAACACTGTATTACTAAAACCTACACATTTAAGCCTTTGCAAAAGATCGATCTACAGAATCAAATGCTTTGGATAATTCAATAAAAAGtgcaattttaaattttataaaatattttatttatcatgttAAGGTAATACtcactttttgcatttttttataattttagtaAATTTATTCCTTAACACTCTATATCACTCCCAATCACTAACTTTATTAGTTCTTTTAGCCTTGGCCCAAGCAATATTTCTTTCTCTAATGGAAGAAGAGACAGATTTATTAAACCATGGATTATCTAAATAATTCCATGCCAGATCAACATCTGCCATTTCACATTCATAGAACACTTTACTATTGTACAGGTCATGTAAAAATGCTTGCTcactaaaatgtttataatttcttCTAAAAATGAATTTAGGTTTACATTTAGGAAGTTTACAATTTCTAACACAGGCGACTGTGCAGTGATCACTGACATCATTACTAAATATTCCAACTGAAGAATACTTCTGTCGGGAATTTGTAAGTATAATATCAAGCAATGTAGACTTATCCATATGTTTTAAATTCAACCGAGTTGgattgttatttaattgtgacaAATTCAGTGCATCACAGATGTCCTTAAATGCATTTGAAGATTTCGTTAACCAGTCCCAAAAGTCTCCCAGCAATACAAAGTCACTGTCTGAAAACTTTTTCATATAGTCAGACAGCAGTGTTAAGGCTTCATGAGACGCCGATGGTGGACAACAGCATCCCATTACTAAAATCAACACCGTTGGGAAGATGTAACTTAATTACAGACAGTTCAAAACACTTTGGTTTAGTGATCGACTCAATCCAGGTGCAGTTCAGTGCTATTTTGACATAGATCGCATGTCAAGTTGTGCCAGTTTAGGGTCTGGATTAATGTTACCAGATAGAATAAGCAGAAGGATAATAATAAGGGTTTCTTAACTGGAGCAGATCTCTGTGCTTTTCTACAAGCAGCTGAAGAAACAAACTGCCCCGGCACTCATTGTCCCTCTACACCGCTGCACGTGCTGCCACCGCCAAACGTCAAATTGACACAATTCCACAGGACGCGCTGCTTTAATCCAGTGGTTTGATCCAAATGGAGTGGAAAAAATGAGTAAAGTGACCagtagtatttttgacagagcCACCCATCTGCTACTTCAGCAGCAGTCCAGAATATAATTTACACCTGAACAATAATTCTGAGGAACttgaaaaataattgtattgaaactttattttttagataatATATCTTCTGGGCCACTCAACCCAGAGGAATTCTGAGcaaccatttaaatgttaaatgccATGTTGCCTGAGGAACACGAGGCTCAGATGTAGCCTACTTTTCTTTCCATCCATGGGCCACATTTGCACCCTGGGATTGATTTTCAGGGGAATTTTTAGAACCACCTTATTAAATGTATCTGTGTAGTCTTTTATGTCAAATTGTtcattcagttaatcaaattCAAATGGGAAGTCGTGCAACTTTACTGACGATGCAACTCTGGCATGAACAGGCAAGTGACAGTTCTGTCCCGAAACATGAGCAAAAGTCCTGTATCGCAGCATGCTGCTCGCTTATAAAAATGCGATGTGATTATGTGAAGCCATTTGCGCattttgaaagagagagaatcaCTTGTCACTATTTGTAAAAATTACGTCTCACAGAAAGAATTACTGATCAAATTCGGAGCAATCCCGTGTCGAAATCCAAGCCGTGTTACAGATGTTAAGCTGGTGTGTTTGATGAAAATAagaacattaaacatattaaagtgTGAAGATATCCAACAGTGATCTCTCGTTACAGTCCATGTCTCTGTCAAACCACATTATGATGTTATGCTCCTATACACTGCTGAAATTTTCCATTCAGAAATTGGGTTTCAGAGTTGAGTCCCATATTAGTAAAGTAATTTAGTTTGGTCTGTTCTCTTCTTCTGCTTATaatgaacacaaacaataaaCCCATCAcgatcagcagcagcagcagaataACAGGGATCAATAAGAAGCATCCGTGGCATCTACATGCTCCTTGTCTCTCACTCTTATCtgtataaagaaattaaaagtttaaataaataacagcttCAGGAAAACACCTACTATAAACAAGCAGCATGTCTGTTTAAAAATTAACTTGTATATTTAATCAGTTATTTATAATCCAATTAAAGTCCAGAGTACATTATTGGACCTAAACACTGTAAGGTTACTGAGAGCTATAGTTAAAAGAGCTGTGGTGTGAAACTGATCATTTGTTTTAGACACTTAATGTTATTGATGactaaacaacattttaaactaaGTAAGTTGTGTTTTGAATGACCTGAGTACAGCTGGATCTCTCTTCTGATGTCTTGACCCAGAGGTTTGTTGTTCAGTATGAATGTCAGAGAGGAGTTTGTGACTTCAGTGACTTTTATCCAACTAGACACAATGTAAAGTCCAGTTTGTGTGTCCTGCATGATGTGTGTTTGTGCCTGGTTAGTGATGTCTGAGTTTTCCATCAGCCACTGCAGTTCAGGAGAAGGGTAGCCCCCATCTGATGTCACTAGCAGGTTGACTCCATCAGTTAACATGGAGAACTGCAGACGAGGTTCAGAGTAGAACGCTGAAAAACAACAGAATACAGacattaaaacaaacacacGACTGTTTCAATCACACTGTGAGATCTCGAGATTGATTCACATGATTTTCTATGAACATCAGTCCATGTTTTGTTACCTGCAATATTCACTCTAAAGCTCTTCTTCTGGCTGCCGGTGTTTGTGCTGATGGAGCAGGTGTACACACCAGAGTCCTGCAGAGTGACTCTCTCCAGTTTGAGTGATGCGTTTCCTCCTGCCATCTCCTGGATGAACAGGCTGGTGCGGTTCACATAATGAGGATTCTGACGGTCGAGCTGGTCCCGACTGTAGTGGTAGCTGTGAACCACATCCAGCCCACGCTGCCAGGAGATCAGGGTGTTACTCAGATCCAACGAGTCCACAGGGAAGGTGCAGGGGAGGATCAGCACCTCTCCGTAAAACCCAGTGACAGGACCTCTGGGCACAGTAATCTCAAACTCAGCtagaaagagaagaaaatatatgatgttatattaacaaagttcgggaggagcacatTCAAATAATCTATCCAATCATCATGTCATTTCAGCCAGCTGTCAACAATCAGTAATCTGAAAATCTACTCAATCAGCATGAGtggaggcctatatatatatatatacacagtcgaCTCACTCATATTCCTCGACAgtttttcagcatccctccaccaccctgTCACCTCACACTCACCTGGTTACTTTCCTAAACTTAAatacggggggagtactctgggttcaggcCAAATAGCttggagccctctcctcggacagcatgccaaata from Ctenopharyngodon idella isolate HZGC_01 chromosome 13, HZGC01, whole genome shotgun sequence encodes the following:
- the LOC127524616 gene encoding CD276 antigen-like isoform X1; the protein is MAVVRDMNLKVFCLSLLLFEALCFTEFEITVPRGPVTGFYGEVLILPCTFPVDSLDLSNTLISWQRGLDVVHSYHYSRDQLDRQNPHYVNRTSLFIQEMAGGNASLKLERVTLQDSGVYTCSISTNTGSQKKSFRVNIAAFYSEPRLQFSMLTDGVNLLVTSDGGYPSPELQWLMENSDITNQAQTHIMQDTQTGLYIVSSWIKVTEVTNSSLTFILNNKPLGQDIRREIQLYSDKSERQGACRCHGCFLLIPVILLLLLIVMGLLFVFIISRRREQTKLNYFTNMGLNSETQFLNGKFQQCIGA
- the LOC127524616 gene encoding CD276 antigen-like isoform X2, translated to MAVVRDMNLKVFCLSLLLFEALCFTEFEITVPRGPVTGFYGEVLILPCTFPVDSLDLSNTLISWQRGLDVVHSYHYSRDQLDRQNPHYVNRTSLFIQEMAGGNASLKLERVTLQDSGVYTCSISTNTGSQKKSFRVNIAAFYSEPRLQFSMLTDGVNLLVTSDGGYPSPELQWLMENSDITNQIRVRDKEHVDATDASY